A stretch of DNA from Bosea sp. F3-2:
TGCGCGACGGACCAGGTTCGCCAATCTGTGGCGCCGAGAAGAACCGCCGATCAATCCTGTGCACCCGCTGGCATGCCGAGGCGGCGGTTACAGACTAGACGATTGGCATATTCGGCATCAGCACCGAACCGACGCTGCTCGCAGTGCGGAGCAAGAGTCGCGGCTTTACACGGTATGGCCGACGAGCCGCTGCACACGGCTCCCCGCGCGAATATTTGCATAGCCAACATCCTCGCGCCAGCCTGGCTGAACGCGAACGATCCAGGCCGTCGCTCTGAAAGCCCGCGGCTCAACGAGAATGCCAGTCGACGGCTCACCAATGCGCCCTTGAATATCCTTGATTATTGCGGATATAGTCCTATCTAGATAATCGTGATAATCAACAAAGGAGGCCGCGGCCATGGTCGCTGCCGTCAAAACCAGCGAAATCATAGGAGTCAAAAACCCTGAGCGGCACGCCAGAACAGGTACGCCGTCAACTCGATCGAAACCAGGCCGAGCAGGTCGTTGCGCTGACCTTCGAACATGGCAGCCAGGATGCCGTGCAGGCGCTCGCGCGTACCCTGCAAGGATTGGCTCCCCTGGTCGGCTCGATCGTTGAACGTCGCCAGAACGAGGCCTGGACAGCGATCCTCGAGGCCTTGGTTCCCGATGTACCCTTGCCGCGCCACAAGCTGATCGAGGCGCGGATGGCCGCCGATGCGCGCAAGGCCGTGCTGGAAGGCGGGGATTGGTTGACCGCCGCCGAGGTCGCGAAGGCCGCGGGCTTCAGCGCCAGCAACCCGAGCACCCAGCCGAATAAATGGAAGAAGGACGGCCAGATCTTTGCGGTCCGTCATCGCGGCATCGACTACTTCCCGGGCTATGGGCTCGATCCGGCTACGGGCTACCGGCCGGTGAAGGCGCTGGCGCAGGTCCTCGCCGCCTTCGAGGGGCACAAGGACGATTGGGCGCGGGCCTATTGGTTTGCCTCGGTCAACAGCTTCCTTGGAGGCAAGCGCCCCCAGGACCTGCTGCTGAGCAAGCCCGACAAGGTGATTGCCGCCGCCATGGACGAGGTTGCCGGCATCCTCCATGGTTAGGAATTCGCCTTCGGGCTCGCAGCTTACCGCTCCGCCAAATAGCCTGGCTTCGCTCGTCAAGACCATGACTTGGCCGAAAGGCCAGGTCATTCATCGCATTCACCTCGATCTCTATGCACCCGCCGCCTTCAACCCCGGCCTGCGCGGTAATGCCCGCTTCAGCCCGATCACGGATGGCAACGGAGCCGCGATCCCGACCCTCTATGGCGGCACCTCATTCGATTGCGCCGCCATGGAAACCGTGTTTCACGACGTTCCCTTCGCGCCGGGCCTGAAAACCTTCGACAAGGCGAAACTGCAGGGGCAGGTCCATTCCCTCTTGGCGCCCGAGCGCGACCTCATCCTCGCTGACCTCAGCGCGATCGCGCTGAGGTCTCTCGGGGTCCAGCGCAAACAGCTGATCGACACCGAGAAAGACCATTATCCCCAGACCCGGCTGTGGGCCGAGGCGATCCATGCCGCCTGTCCGCAGATCGACGGATTGTGCTGGATTTCGCGACAGGACGACCGGGCCTCAGCACTGGTCCTGTTCGGAAACCGGATTGGTGCGGCAGAGCTCATATCCTCCGGCAGTCCGCGCAGCCTTCTCGGCGAGCAGGACCTTTACGACGATGTGCTGACACTCGCAGAACGGATCGGCGTCAATTTAATCAGCTCCCGCCGCTGATGGCCCATCCCGGTCCGATCTTTCTTAGCCCTAAGCCGAAAGACCCGTCCTATCGTCAAAAGGGCTTCACAAAGTTGGGGTTGCGGGATCAACTGGAGCCGTCCAAGCGCGCCAGACCCGCTTGTAGAGCAGCAGTTTAAAAATCGCCTGCTGCCGGTTTCGTGGACACCGTGATCGGGTATTTCATGAAACCGGAGGTGGCGTATTCGGCGACGATCTGGCCGTTGGCAGGGCTTAGCGAAGCGCTGGATGTAGCGCTCGGGCTTCCATGCCTGGCTCAACCGATCACCGAGCCGTCAAGCACGCGACGACGAGGAGATCGGCAACAAGATCCGGGCAAGCTTTCTTGGTTCGCATCGGACCTATGGTGTAGACGTGTCTGGCGGGACGTGCGGGCGGAAGGCATCGATTGCGACCTGCAGCGGATCGAGAGGCTGATGCGTACCCAAGCTTAGTTTATCTGAGCGTCCAAAGAACCGGCGGCAGGCTAGGGCGCGCTCACAGCCTCGATGCTCGGTGCGGCGACGAATAATCCCCTTACTTGGTAACCTTTTCTTAATCTGTAGCGCCGATATTGTGTGTGCAGGTTCGATCTATCGCTTAGCCACGAGCTGTCGAACGAACCATGCGATGGCACCGGATGACGTGACCTCCACCGGCCAACCCGACCGGCTGGCGCGGTCAAGGAGTATCCGAAGCGACATATCAAGCGCCTGCGCCGCCTCGTTCGTTCCGCCGTCTTCGGACTCGAACGGAAGCTGATGCGGCGGCTGGATTATCTGCCGGAGCATTAGGCGTAGTACATGTGCCATAGCGTCAGGAGGGCCCTCTTTGGCCCAATTCTGAACCGTGCGTAATGGCATATCATGCTCACGCGCGAAAGACGCTTGTGTGTAGCCTAGTTGGGTCAAGGCGTCTTTGAAGCCAGATCCGTCCATCTGCGTCCTGTCGCGTAGAGCAGCGGTACGCCTTGGTCAGCCACAACCCGTCGGCGACCGCCGCTTCCCTCAACAGTGCAAGGGCCTCCGTTAATGAGGCGTTGCGTGCGAAGCAGATTGCCTAGCAAGGAATAAATCTCTGATTCATGGACCACGCCAGATTGGCGTGAACAATCCTTGTGGATTCCTTATTTCACAAGGCTGAGACGCCCGCCCAAGCTTACAGCCACAGGAGTTTTCACCCGTGTTCGATAGCCCCGAACAGCGCGCGATCGCGCTTGCTCGCATAAGCGTTCTACGCAATCTCGCCGACGATCTGGCAGCCATCGTCAACGGCAGCAAGCCGACCCCGAAGAAATCGCTTCGGCTGTTTCCATTCGAGGCGTCATCGGGCAGCGTTCGGTGCCCTGTTTGATTGGCGTCGCTAGCAATCATCCCCGTCTGGGCCGCCGAATGATCACGACGTCCCAACTTTTTATGATTGACCCGGACGGACGCTGGGCGCGGACCTTCTCTCGCTTCTATCGACTCGATAACGTTTCTGACTCAGACGCAGTGCCGGAGTGCACTCAATGAGGGTGCGCGGAACCAAAGCATGCGGCTCGTTCAGCTGTGACAAGGACGGTGCATTCGAGTTGCTCGTCCATATGGAAGCGGACCCAATGGTTGCCTCATATACGGAGTTCAATTTCGAGACCGTTGTCTCACCCGATAAGGCGGCGATCCTAGACGAGGTCGCCGCATTCTACCTCAATCATAAAGCCGGGCTATTCGTCGTCAGCGCCCAAAGTCCGAATGTTCGACGCGATAGGGGCTTTCGTCGCGTGTGGGGAGAGGTCGATCACGGTTTAGCGCAGCGCGGGATTTGGTTGTTGGACACAACACCCGAAAAGTTGCGGCAAGAACCTAAATGGACGCGAGCCCGCGAGTTAGCTCGTTGTGCGAGGGCCTCAATCGACCATCGCGACGAGGAACGTGTTCTCGACTACCTCTCCCATGTTCAGCAGGCATCTTTACGCGCTTGCGCCAGACTCTGCACTGATAGTCCAGACAGCCTGGATGCCCTTTACAAGCTCATCTCGTCAGGTGCCGTATTTCTCGGATCTGAGGACGATATCCTGCCCTCAGGAAGCGTGACATTACATCCACCGACTCCCGCTTACGATCATACGGCGATCGGGTGGCTTCAGGCGCACACGGGAGCTCTCGTGAGCCGAACGATGGCCTCGCCGTACTGCTGAGCGCGGTCGCGCAGCCGCGCATTACAGCGACCCTGAGGCGGACCGCATCCTTTACCCATTGAACCGGCCAATAATTGCTTTTGGGAGTTGCATAGTGTGAAAACCGCACCCGCTTTCGACGATCCGTTCCGCCGGATCAAATCTGTTCAAGTGACTCTGGAAAGCCATGACCCTCTGGGCCCGTCGGTCAGGCGCTTGGGAAACTCTGATGCCATCGGGATAACCTTTCCTCGAGACGCGCTCAGACGCGTCGCCGAATGGCCAGAACTGTCTCGACGCGGTGTGTACATGTTGATTGCTCCCGACGCGGGCGATCGGGCGATGCGCATCTATGTCGGCGAAGCTCAGAACCTGTTGACGCGCCTCTCAAGTCACGAGCGGGACCGCCACTATCCCCGGTACGTCCAGATCGCGATAGTGGTCAGCACCGACAACCAGCTGCGCGAGGACATAGCACAGTATATCGAGCAGCGCTTAATCCAAGCCCTAATTCAGACAGGCATGGTTGAAGTCGAGAATAAGCCGCCAGCCTACCCCGACCTTCCACTCGATGTGCGGGCTGTGGCGGAAAATTTTTTCCGCGATGCGCTTCTGTTGTTAAGCCCCATCGAGCCAATGACCGGCATGGCTTGCGCGACCATACTGCAGCAAGAACGGCTAGGCGATTTCCTAAAGGACGATCCTGCTCCGCCGCCAGCGGGTATCGCGAGTAGCGTCGTCTACGAATTGCGCCGGGAACACTGCCACGCGCTCGCGGTCAAGGCCGAAGATCGCACCATGCGAATCTTAGCGGGGGCAAGGATTGCCGGTGAGATTCATTTCTCTCTCCCGAAACGCGGGCGAGAGCTTCGCGCTCGGCTGATCGCCGCGGGCACGCTCGTTCGCGAGCCCTACGGTGAAGCTTTCGTCCTGCTCCAGGATGTTTCTGTATTCAGCTACCGCGGGGCCGCCGACCTAGTCACTGGCCGCAAATCAGACGGCTATCACAGCTGGAAGCTCGCAAACTTCAATCTCGGCGATGGAGAAGAGACGTGAGCAACACGTTTAACGACCTTCTTATCGAAGACGATGTTGAGGAGCATAGCGCGCCGTCGGAATCAGCGGCCGTGAAGGCTCGTTTCTTTGACCGCGCGCCCACGCCCGGAGAGCAGCTTGCACGTCGTATGCTGTTCGCAGCTTGCCCGCCCGCATTGAGTAAGGACATCAAACGCAGGCGTTCGCTCGTTTTGCTGATAGAGGTCCCCACGAGTTGGATGGATCTCGTGCAGGACGCTGCTCGCCAGATGATCCGACCGGCCGACTTCATCATCAACGACGTTAAATCGCGCTCGAAGACGCTGTCACTTCAAGATCTCGGCTTGCGTAACGCGATGGCACTTCGCCAGTCGTTTGTCATTTTGACGACCCAAGGGACAGGCGGTGTCAGTTCCGCAGTCCTCTCGGCAACTGACTATCACGTTCGTGTGGAGCCGCCTGATCTGCAGATATTGGGTGCCACGCTGAAAGCGATCTATGGCTTGCGGCGAACGCCCAAACTGCCCTCTGAAATCCAACTCGTCGGAGATGCGACGGCGATTGTTGCGGCTATTCGGCCTACCGAATCCGCTGGCAAGGCAATCCGGCGCCTGAAGGCTCTGCACATGGCCAGCGCCGCACCGATCTTTGACCTCCAGCAAGGACCGGATCTGTCGCAGTTGTATGGATACGGGGCTGCTAAACAATGGGGTCTCACGCTAGCGCGCGAGCTGGAGTTGTTCCGCGCGGGCGCTATCGGCTGGGATACGATCAGCACTGCTGCGATCCTGCATGGAGCGCCCGGAGTTGGTAAGACCTACTTCGCAGCCGCATTGGCCAGGACTTGCAAACTTCCGCTGATAGCGACGTCGCTCGGTCAGCTTTTTGCTTCGACATCAGGAAATCTCGACTCGATCGTCAAGGGCCTCAATCAGGCTTTCCAGGAAGCCCGGGAGAAAGGACCGAGTCTACTGTTCATCGACGAGCTCGATGCTCTCCCGGATCGGAAAACGCTGACAGGTAGGGGGAGAGACTGGTGGACACCAGTGTGCAATCATTTTCTGAAGCTGCTCGACGACGCCCGTGACCGGGTCGTTATTCTAACAGCGACCAACATGATCGACAGGATTGACGATGCAATCCTTCGTCCGGGCCGCGTCGACCGACAGTTTGAAATACTGCCGCCGGACCATGACGCTCTCGTTCAGATGCTCCAGCTCCATCTGGGTGATGACCTCCGAGGTGCTGATCTTTCGGCCATCGCTCGGCTCGCCCAGGGTCAGACCGGCGCGCGAATTCAGCTTCTGGTTAAGTCCGCTCGCGCTGCTGCGAGGCAGGCGGGGCGAACTCTTGAACTTAAGGACCTTACCGATCAGTTCTTGCCTCCTTCAAAGGATTGCGAGGAGCTGAGAAGAATCTGCATTCATGAGGCCGGACACGCTCTCGTCGCCTACCTCGTTGGCCGGCGCGTCCAATATGTCACCACTATGGGGGACGAAAGGCGAGGGGGATGCGTCGAGATGCAGCCTCTGGAAGGCGCCGTTTCTAGCCAGCAGATTGAGGATCAAGTTTTGATAAACCTCGCAGGCCGGGGCGCAGAAATACTTCTGCTGGGACATGCATCATCTGGAGCGCATACCGACCTCAAAGTCGCAACCCAACTGCTGGCGGCCAAGCATGGCGCGTTCGGTCTCGGCGAGAGCCTAATCCACCTGGCGTCCGCGTTCGATTCATCTACCTTGGTTGCAAACCCTCGGCTGCAGACGATCGTTGAAACAGATCTCCGGCGCCTCGATGGGCGATGCACTGCGCTACTGTCCGAACATCGACTTCAGTTGCAGACGATAGCCGAAGCTCTCATTCAGCGTCGGGTACTGAGCGGGGAAGACCTTGTGTCATTGGCTCCGCGCTCATGACCGTCATGTCTGAAGCGGAGCAACATCTAATGCTGAGAACCGCTCTGCGAATTCTCGAAAACTGGCAAGTCCGAGATGATGATGCGCGGCGCATTCTGGGAGGCGTGAACCGACCGACCTATGCTGGTTGGAAGGTTGGCGTCTTCGACCAAGTCCCAGACCCGATTTTGGAGCGTGTATCTGCGCTCATCGCCATCCATAAAGGTTTGCGGATGATGTTTTCCGATCCAGATCGCGGGTACGGTTGGATGTCACGGCCCAACCAATTATTTGGCGAGATGACACCTCTGGGAATGATCTCACAGGGCGAAATGGACGCCTTGACGCGTCTTCGAGAGTACTTGGAAACTCAGTCGCAACCTTGGTAATTTTGAACTTGCTGGGGCGACCAGCCGTGCTGGATCCGTTCGATCACTGACTGACGCACATGGCCATGCCGGCGCCTGACATGACGCGGACGGCGCCGCGCGCGGTGTTCCGGCAGATGTCGCCAGAGCTTGATGGCCTGGCCGTCCGCGGAATAGGCGAACTTGTAGATCGTCTCGTGACTGACCGAAATCGGATGACGTTCGAGCCGCATCCGGCCGGCGATCTGCTGTGGCGACCAGCCGTGCTGGATCCGCTCGATCACCGATTGGCGCACATGCGAGAAGCGGACGAGCTTCCTCAGCCTGGTGCGCCGCTCGCGGGCCATGTCATGAGCGGTCACGCAATGGTAGCCGTCGAGCTCCGGCCATTCCTTGTCGATGAAGGCGTTGCGCCGGAGCTCCCGGAAGATCGTCGAGCGATGCCGACCGAGCTTCTCCGCAATGATATCGACGCTCAATCCCATGCCGCGCCATCGGGCGAGCTTACGACGGTCGTCCAGGTCCAACTGGGAGTAGGTGCGTTGCATCGCTGCGTTCCTGCGACTGATAACCCATTGGGATCATTCGCAAGTCGCATAAGCCGTAGCTCGATTGATGGCGTTGCCTTGACGAATTCCCCAATCAACTCGGGTGCAATGGCTCCCAATTGTCCGCGCGATGTCGCCCGATTGAGCGTCGCACAAGGTGCTCTGTCGCCCAATTGAGCGTTGTGAAGCGTGCGACGTTTAATCGGGCGACAGAGTCTGATTACAACCGCCAGGCCGCGATACGACCGCCGACGCGGCTCTAGGAACCGTGCGAGAGAAGGTCGCGACCGAACTCTGGCAGAGGCAGGGCATCGATGCCGCCGGCCAGCGGGAAACGCTCCCCCCCGGGATAGACAACTATGCGGCGCTTTGGCCGCAGGTCCTCGCAGGCATGATGGAAGCCACGCTCGACCTTGGGTGCGAGGCTGCGCTTGACCTCGACGGCCCAGCGTTCTCCTCCCGGCAGCGTCAGAACCAGATCGACCTCGGCCCCGCCGCCGCTACGATAGAAGCTTGCCTTCGTACCGTCCGGCATGGCCGCGTGGGCGGTCTCGATCACCATGCCTTCCCAGCTCGCGCCGGCGACGGGATGCGCCAGAAGGTCGTCGAGCGCGGTGATGCCTAGCAGGGCATGGACGATGCCGCTGTCGCGAATGTAGACGCGCGGGGACTTTACGAGCCGCTTCCCTGCATTGGAGTGCCACGGCTCCAAGCGGCGAACGAGCAGCAAGTCCACCAGTAGATCAAGGTATGATGCCACCGTCTTGCCGTCGATGCCGAGGGCGCGGGCAAGCTCGGCCGCGTTCAGCAGGCCCGACTGGCGGTGCGCGAGCATTGTCCAGAAGCGCCGCAGCGTTTCGGCAGCGATGCGCGGGCCTAGCATCGGAATGTCCCGCTCCAGATAAGTTCGGATGAAGTCCTGTCGCCAGCGCAGGCTTGCCCGATCGTTGGCGGCGAGGAAGCTGTCGGGAAACCCGCCGCGGACCCACAGGTGATCGAGATCGGCAGGGGGGACTTCCAGCGCGTCGATCGGACCGAGCTCGGTATAGGCAATGCGCCCCGCAAGCGTCTCGCCGGACTGCTTCAGCAACTCGATCGACGCTGACCCGAGAAGGAGGAAACGGCCAGCGCGGAGGCCCTTGCGCCGGCCTCGGTCGATCAGGCCGCGAAGGTTCCGGAAGAGGTCCGGCATTCTCTGGACCTCATCAAGGATGACGAGCTTATCTTCGTGACCGGCGAGGTATAATTCTGGCTCAGAGAGCTTGGCGCGGTCCCCTTCGGATTCGAGATCCAGGTACAGAGAGGGGCGCCGCTCCCCGATCTCAAGGGCAAGCGTTGTCTTGCCGACCTGTCGCGGGCCGAGCAGGGCGACGGCGGGGCTTTCGTCGAGGAGCGTAGTGAGCTCGCCAGCCATTCTGCGATCAATCATCCTTGCAATCATGGAGTTTAATTCCGGATTTGCAAGGATAAATCTCTGCCGCTGCCCCAGTTGATGAAGCCGCCAACCGGCGAGAGAGTGGCCCGCTTCAACCCATCCGCCAGACCTTGAATCCAGAGTGTACGACGCTCAATCGAGGAACACCGCGCAATTATATGGGCTAAAGGGCGACCAATCGGGCTACACGACACGCACTTCAAGCTTGAACCCGCCCCGCCTACATCCTTTGTTGCAACCGGATTGAAATGTCTCAGGTTTCGGCAATTTAGAAATGTCACAGGGCGCTACGGAGCCTCTGCCGGGGCTGCGGAGAGCTCATGTTTCGCAGCAGCGCCGGCAGAGGCGGTGCGATTGGCTTTTTTCGCCGCGGCGTGGCGATCGGCGAAAGAGATCGGTCCTCGGCGTCCTTTCGGGCGCGGGATGTAGCCGCCGGCTTCGCTGTTCGTCTTGGTTCGCACCGGTCGGATCTCAGCCTGGCGAGCCTTCACCCACGCAAGAGCTTCCGAAAGCCGCTTGTTCTCGACAATCGCCGTGTGCGTCACGCGCTGCTTCTTGTCGAACATACGATGAGGCAGCGCGAGGCCTTTCCAGCGCACCTCGAGCCGACCATCAGGATACTCGTAGGTCTCGACGTATTTGCCGACCAGCCCGGCCGTCAGCGGCGTCTCGTCCAGAATGATCCGCTTGCTGTCATAGGAAAGCGCCAGCTGTTGCGTGACATAGCGCTGTTCCCGCCACGCCAGAATCGTGTCGAGCTGTGCGGGCGCCCGCTCCAGCGGGCGATGGAGATTCTCCGGCCGAGCTGCTGCCGTCGCAAAGCGCTCGTTGAAGCGCGCCACGAAGGCAGGAAGATAGGCGTTCGCCGCCTCGATCGTCGAGATTCCTTCGAGCCGCAACTCTTTCACGAGACGGTCCTGCAGCGTGCGGTTCACGCGTTCCACCCGCCCTTTGGCCTGGCTCGAGTTCGCACACAGGATCTCGATGTTCAGTTCGCTCAGGGCTCGGCCGAACTGGGTCATGCCCTGACCGCCTCGAGCCTGCGGCTTCGATACCCGGAAGATGGAATGCTTGTCGGAATAAAAGGCGAGGGGGCGTCCGTGGCTCGTCAGATAGCCCTTCAACGTCTCAAAATACGCAAAGGCGCTCTCCGATGGGACGAAACGAAGCCCGACCAGGCGCCCCGTCGCATCGTCGATGAACACGATCAGCGTGCATCGCGGGCCACGATCCTCGAACCAACGATGCTCGCTGCCGTCGATCTGAACCAGCTCGCCAAAATGGTCGCGACGAAGCCGTGGCTGATGAAACTGACGCCGCTGCTTGCGCGAAAGCCAGAGACCTTCCTCGCTCATCCACTTGCGCAGCGTCTCCCGGGAAACGCTCAAGCCGTGGCGTTCAAGAAGCATCTGGCTCGCAAAGGTCGGCCCAAAATCCCGATAGCTCTCAGTGACATAGGCCATGGCCATCTGGCGAACATGCGGTCCCAGCAAACGGTTGGAGGGTCGCCCGCGAGCGCGATGGCGCAGGCCCGCCGCACCGTGATCCGCGAACTGTCGCGCCAGCCGATGCGCCTGGCGCCGCGTCACCTCCATGAGGTCGGCTGCCGCGGTCATCGTCAATCGGCCCGCAAAGACCGATGCCAGCACCTCAGCGCGGCGAAGCTCCCGTTCGCTCATCTCCACCCAGCCCATGCCAGACTCCAACGCACGTCACGGCGGAGGAGTGTGACATTCCTAGTTTGCCACGTGCCGAGTAGCCCGATTATTGGCGCTGCCACGCCAAATTTCCCAATGAGTCCAGTCGATGTGGCTCCCAATTGCGCGCGCGATGTAGCCCGATTGAACGTCGTACAGGGCGTTGTGTAGCCCGATTAAGCGTTGTGGAGCGTGCGACGTTTAATTGGGCTACACAACTGCAAGATGGAGCGCGTACATCGAGCGCCGCGGACGCCCACTTTAAGCGGGGACGAAGTCACTCGCGCTTTGCATATTCTCCCTCGATTCGCTTGATCTTGTCATTGTGGAAACGCGCCTGCTCGCGATCCCGCGCAAGTTGCTCCGGCGTCGAGACGAACACCGAAAGGACGTGCTCCCACAGGCCCATCCCCTCCAGATCGAACCGCACCTCGATTCCGAGCTTCTGACCCTTCAGGTCGAAGGACGGCACCTTGACGCTGTCAATGCGGTTGACCGCCAGAAACGGGGTCGATGGAGCGTCGAACCCATTTTGGACGCGCGGGATGGAGGAGAGCCGGATCATTTCCATCATCACAAGGCGTTCGAACCACGGAGACCCCTTGTAGCGCCAGTACAGATCGGAAAGATCGCTGCCGAGGCCGAGATCGGTGAACCAAGTCCCTAGGGCCATGCCCAGCACGCTCTCGAAAACCTGGACGTACGCCTCCATTCCATGAAGCATGCGCCCGTCCCGCCGTTACCGTGCTGAACTTCGACGCAGGCTCGCTCAGTCAAAACCCGATGGTCTCAACGAGCCGCTGGTAGAGGAGCGCCGAGCTGTTGAACGCTGACAACTTAACGTTGCGTCTATCGAAGAATCGATCGATCAATCCTTTGGCTTTCTGCAAGCGGAGAGCTCTCCCGGTAACCAGTCGTTTGCGGCTGACACACTTTAATTGGCCGGTTGGGCGGGTTGGAGAAATGATCGACAGTGGTGCGGCCTCGAACTGCTCCTCGCTAGGCTCGGAATTCTAGGCTCGTGATGCCGTCGTGGATGACCGCTGAGCAGACGTGGCAATGGCAGATCAGCCTGGAGGTCAAGCTCCGGCGCGTTCACGGCGACTCATTTCAGCAGTTCTTTTCGGACGTGATGGAGCTTGCGCACGGCGATGACTTCGTGCGTACCCGTCCGCATGGCTCGCTCGGGGACAAGGGGTGTGACGGTTATCTCAGATCATCGGGCGAGCTGTTCCAGTGCTATGGCAAGCTG
This window harbors:
- a CDS encoding RES family NAD+ phosphorylase, with protein sequence MTWPKGQVIHRIHLDLYAPAAFNPGLRGNARFSPITDGNGAAIPTLYGGTSFDCAAMETVFHDVPFAPGLKTFDKAKLQGQVHSLLAPERDLILADLSAIALRSLGVQRKQLIDTEKDHYPQTRLWAEAIHAACPQIDGLCWISRQDDRASALVLFGNRIGAAELISSGSPRSLLGEQDLYDDVLTLAERIGVNLISSRR
- a CDS encoding DUF6634 family protein, with protein sequence MITTSQLFMIDPDGRWARTFSRFYRLDNVSDSDAVPECTQ
- a CDS encoding GIY-YIG nuclease family protein, with translation MKTAPAFDDPFRRIKSVQVTLESHDPLGPSVRRLGNSDAIGITFPRDALRRVAEWPELSRRGVYMLIAPDAGDRAMRIYVGEAQNLLTRLSSHERDRHYPRYVQIAIVVSTDNQLREDIAQYIEQRLIQALIQTGMVEVENKPPAYPDLPLDVRAVAENFFRDALLLLSPIEPMTGMACATILQQERLGDFLKDDPAPPPAGIASSVVYELRREHCHALAVKAEDRTMRILAGARIAGEIHFSLPKRGRELRARLIAAGTLVREPYGEAFVLLQDVSVFSYRGAADLVTGRKSDGYHSWKLANFNLGDGEET
- a CDS encoding AAA family ATPase; the encoded protein is MSNTFNDLLIEDDVEEHSAPSESAAVKARFFDRAPTPGEQLARRMLFAACPPALSKDIKRRRSLVLLIEVPTSWMDLVQDAARQMIRPADFIINDVKSRSKTLSLQDLGLRNAMALRQSFVILTTQGTGGVSSAVLSATDYHVRVEPPDLQILGATLKAIYGLRRTPKLPSEIQLVGDATAIVAAIRPTESAGKAIRRLKALHMASAAPIFDLQQGPDLSQLYGYGAAKQWGLTLARELELFRAGAIGWDTISTAAILHGAPGVGKTYFAAALARTCKLPLIATSLGQLFASTSGNLDSIVKGLNQAFQEAREKGPSLLFIDELDALPDRKTLTGRGRDWWTPVCNHFLKLLDDARDRVVILTATNMIDRIDDAILRPGRVDRQFEILPPDHDALVQMLQLHLGDDLRGADLSAIARLAQGQTGARIQLLVKSARAAARQAGRTLELKDLTDQFLPPSKDCEELRRICIHEAGHALVAYLVGRRVQYVTTMGDERRGGCVEMQPLEGAVSSQQIEDQVLINLAGRGAEILLLGHASSGAHTDLKVATQLLAAKHGAFGLGESLIHLASAFDSSTLVANPRLQTIVETDLRRLDGRCTALLSEHRLQLQTIAEALIQRRVLSGEDLVSLAPRS
- a CDS encoding antitoxin Xre/MbcA/ParS toxin-binding domain-containing protein; the protein is MTVMSEAEQHLMLRTALRILENWQVRDDDARRILGGVNRPTYAGWKVGVFDQVPDPILERVSALIAIHKGLRMMFSDPDRGYGWMSRPNQLFGEMTPLGMISQGEMDALTRLREYLETQSQPW
- a CDS encoding ATP-binding protein, which codes for MIDRRMAGELTTLLDESPAVALLGPRQVGKTTLALEIGERRPSLYLDLESEGDRAKLSEPELYLAGHEDKLVILDEVQRMPDLFRNLRGLIDRGRRKGLRAGRFLLLGSASIELLKQSGETLAGRIAYTELGPIDALEVPPADLDHLWVRGGFPDSFLAANDRASLRWRQDFIRTYLERDIPMLGPRIAAETLRRFWTMLAHRQSGLLNAAELARALGIDGKTVASYLDLLVDLLLVRRLEPWHSNAGKRLVKSPRVYIRDSGIVHALLGITALDDLLAHPVAGASWEGMVIETAHAAMPDGTKASFYRSGGGAEVDLVLTLPGGERWAVEVKRSLAPKVERGFHHACEDLRPKRRIVVYPGGERFPLAGGIDALPLPEFGRDLLSHGS
- a CDS encoding ISNCY family transposase; protein product: MGWVEMSERELRRAEVLASVFAGRLTMTAAADLMEVTRRQAHRLARQFADHGAAGLRHRARGRPSNRLLGPHVRQMAMAYVTESYRDFGPTFASQMLLERHGLSVSRETLRKWMSEEGLWLSRKQRRQFHQPRLRRDHFGELVQIDGSEHRWFEDRGPRCTLIVFIDDATGRLVGLRFVPSESAFAYFETLKGYLTSHGRPLAFYSDKHSIFRVSKPQARGGQGMTQFGRALSELNIEILCANSSQAKGRVERVNRTLQDRLVKELRLEGISTIEAANAYLPAFVARFNERFATAAARPENLHRPLERAPAQLDTILAWREQRYVTQQLALSYDSKRIILDETPLTAGLVGKYVETYEYPDGRLEVRWKGLALPHRMFDKKQRVTHTAIVENKRLSEALAWVKARQAEIRPVRTKTNSEAGGYIPRPKGRRGPISFADRHAAAKKANRTASAGAAAKHELSAAPAEAP